The sequence below is a genomic window from Paracoccus sp. MA.
CCGATCCAGACGGTCAGCGCCCTGGATCCGATGGCCCGGCCGATCTCGATGCATTCCAGGTTGTGCTCGACCGCCTGCCGGCGCGTCTCCGGGTCGGTATGCGAGAGCGAGCCGAACTTGTAGCTGCGCGCCTGCCCGGGCTGGTCCTGGAAGGTGTTCGAGTTCATGGCGTCGAAGCCCAGCCCGACCTCCTCGGCCTTTTCGCGCAGCAGCGACGGGTCTTCCCTGTCCCAAGGGATATGCAGGCTGACCCGCGGCGTCGCGGCGGTGAGCTGGTGGATGGCGCCGCAATCGTCCAGCTTGTCCATGATGCCGCGCGGCTCGCCCTCGCCGGGAAACCGGGCGAAGCGGGTGCCGCCGGTGCCGGTCCCCCAGCTGGGGATGGCGACGCCGAAGGACATGGCGCGGGCGGTCAACGCCTCGATATCGACGCCCCGGCGCGCAAGACGAGCGCCAAGGGCCTGGTAATCGGCCTGCAGATCGGCCTCGCGGGCGGCGTTTTCCGCCTCGATCACGGTTTTCTCGATCATGGTCGTCACCGGGTGAAAGCCTGGACGTTGCCGGCGTCCACGTTCAGGATATTGCCGGTCGATTTCGCGGAAAGGTCGCTGGCAAGGAAATAGGCGGCCTCGGCAATGTCCTCGGGCAGGACCGAGCGTTTCAGCATCGACCGCTGGCGATACATCTCCTCCAGCCCCTCCTTGTCGGTGCCATAGGTCGAGGCGCGCTGGTCCAGCCACTCGCCCTCCCAGATGCGCGAGCCGCGCAGCACGGCGTCGGGGTTCACCACGTTGACGCGGATCCCCGCCTCGGCCCCCTCCAGGGCCAGGCAGCGGGCCAGATGGATCTCGGCCGCCTTGGCGGTGCAATAGGCGCTGGCATTGGGGCTGGCCGCCAGACCGTTCTTGGAGGCGACGAAGATCACCGAGCCGCCGATCTTCTGGATGCGGAACAGGCGGAACGCCTCGCGTGAAACCAGGAAATACCCGGTGGAGAGGATGTCCATGTTCTTGTTCCACAACGCCAGCGAGGTTTCCTCGACCGGGGCCGAAGAGGCGATCCCGGCATTCGAGACCAGGATGTCGATGCCGCCGAACTCGACCGCCGTTTCGGCATAGGCGCTTGCGACCTGGTTCTCGTCGGTGACGTTCACCGAAACCGAGCGGATCGCGTCGGGGCCGAAGCTGCCGGCCAGCCCGTCATGCGCGCGCCTGAGGGCATCGGCATCGATATCGGCCAGCATCACGCAGGCGCCTTCGCGCAGGAAACGCTCGGCCGTGGCCGCGCCGATGCCGCCCGCGCCGCCGGTGACCAGCGCCACCCGGCCGGCCAGCGATTTCGGCTTTGGCAGCCGCTGCAGCTTCGCCTCCTCCAGCAGCCAGTATTCGATGTCGAAGGCTTCCTGCTCGGGCAGGCCCTGATAGGTGGACACCGCGCTGGCCCCGCGCATCACGTTGATGGCGTTGACGTAGAACTCGGCCGAGATGCGCGCCGTGGCCTTGTCCAGCGCAAAGGTGATCATGCCGACGCCCGGCACCAGGTAGACCACGGCATTGGGGTCGCGCAGCGCGGGGCTGTCGGGGTGCTTGCAGCGGTCGTAATAGGCGGTGTAATCGGCGCGGTAATCGGCGACGGCCTTTTCAAGGCCGGCGATGGTCGCGTCCAGATCCGGCTTGGCGGGGTCGAAATCGACGACCAGCGGCCGGATCTTGGTGCGCAGGAAATGGTCCGGGCAGGAGGTGCCCAGGGGCGCCAGCCCCTCCAGCATGGTCGAGCCGACAAACTCCAGCACCGCGGGCTGATCGTCGAAATGGCCGACCTTGTGGCGGTCCCGGGAAATCAGGCCCCGGATCGCCGGCATCAGCCGGGCGGCGATCTCGCGTCGCTGCGCCGCGGGCAGGGTGGGGCGGCAGGCGCCGCCAAAGGCGGGCTTGCCTGCCGATTTCCGCTCCAGCCATTCGGCCGCGCGGTTGATCACCGACAGGGTGGTCACATAGCATTCCCTGGCATCGTCGGCCCAGGTGAACAGGCCATGGCTTTCCAGCACGCAGCCCTTGGCCTGCGGGTTCTCGGCGGCAAATCGCTCCAGCCACAGGCCCAGCTCGTAGCCCGGCTTCTTCCAGGGCAGCCAGCCGATCTCGTCGCCGAAGATCTCGGCCGTCAGCGCCCTGGAATCGACCGAGCCCGCGATGGCGATGATCGCGTCGGAATGCACGTGATCGACATGGCGACGGGGCACATAGGCATGCAGCGGCGTGTCGATCGAGGCGGCGCGCGGGTTCAGCCCGAAGGTGCAGTGGGGCAGGTAGCCGACCATCTCGTCCTCATGCGCGGGGCCGCGATACTTGCCCTTCAGCGCCTGCAGCCGGTCCATGTAGAGCGTGGCGAAACCATCCATCTTCATCGAGCCGATATCGCCGCCCGAGCCCTTGACCCAAAGCACCTCGACGGGTTCGCCGGTCAGCGGATCGGTCTCGATCACCTTGGCCGAGGTGTTGCCGCCCCCGTAATTGGTGACGCGCTTGTCCGAGCCGAGCAGGTTCGAGCGATAAAGCAGTTTTTCCGATTCGCTCATGGATGCCGCCCTGGCGTCATCCCACAGGTTTTCCAAGCGGTTGGCGGTCATTGTCGTGGTCATGCGATCCTCCCCCTGCGGGCGGCGGCTTGCCGCGCGGTCAGGATGCACATAACCCTGCGGCGGCCTTGCCGTCAATCATTTTCAATCATATTCGATCATAATCCCGCATCAATACCAGAGAATGCGATCAAAATTGATTGACAATGCGCGTAAATGATGGAAACTGAGTCGCCAATGGAGTGAGACATGCTGGAATCCGAGCGCCACCGCATCATTCTGTCCGCCGTGCAGGAACGGCCGGTCGTGACCGTCGCCGATCTCTGTGCGCTGACCGGCGCTTCCGAGGCGACGGTGCGGCGCGACATTGCCCAGCTGCATGTCGGCAAGAAGCTGCGGCGGGTGCGCGGCGGGGCCGAGGCCATTGCGCCGCCGCAATTCGCCGGGATCAATGCGCGGCCCTTCGCGGTCGATCAGACGATCAATATCGCTCAGAAACGCGCAATCGCCCAGGCGGCGGTCGAGCTGTGCCAGGATGGCGATGCCATCATCATCAACGGCGGCACCACCACCTTCCAGATGGTGCATCCGCTGTCCACCCGGCGGCTGCAGGTCTTTACCAACAGCTTTCCCATCGCCGAGCACCTGCTCAAGCATTCCAAGAACACCGTGCTGGTTCCGGCGGGCGCCATCTATCGCGAACAGAACATCATCCTGTCGCCCTTCGACGAGGACGGCAGCAACCATTTCTATGCCCGGCTGATGTTCATGGGTTGCCGCGGCCTGGGGCCGCTGGGGCTGATGGAGGGCGATCCGCTGCTGGTCCAGGCCGAGCAGAAGCTGATCGACCAGGCCGACGAGCTGGTGGTGCTGGCCGACAGCTCGAAGTTCCGCCAGCGTTCCAGCCTGCTGCTCTGCCCGCTGACGCGCATCCACACCGTCATCACCGATGACGGGATCGAGGACCGCGCCGCCAAGATGCTGGAGGCGGCCGAGATCCGCCTGATCGTGGTCGAGCCGGCGGCGTCGAACCGGAAGAAACGCGCCGAGGAGTAAGGCGCGACACCGCTCATAGGGGAGGAAGACATGAGCATTATGAGCAAGATCCTGACCACAGCCGCCATCGCCGGCGCGCTGATGACCGGCACCGCCCAAGCCGAGAACCTGCGCATCGCGCTGGTGGCCAAGGCGCTTGGCATCGGCTTTTTCGAGGCGGCCAACAAGGGTGCCCAGGAAGCCGCGACCGAGCTCGGCGATGTCGAGATCATCTATACCGGCCCGACCGACACCACGGCCGAGGGCCAGATCGAGGTCATCAACAGCCTGATCGCGCAAAGGGTCGACGCCATCGCCATCAGCGCCAATGACACCGATGCGCTGGTGCCCACCCTGAAAAAGGCCATGCAGCGCGGCATCACCGTCATCAGCTGGGATTCCGGCGTCGCGCCGGCGGGGCGCCAGATGCAGCTGAACCCGTCCTCCGCGCCGCTGATCGGCAACACGATCATCAAGCTGGCCGCCGATCACCTGCCGCCCGAGGGCGGCGAGGTCGCGGTGCTTTCGGCCACTACCACCTCGACCAACCAGAACACTTGGATCGCCGAGATGAACAAGGTCGCGGGCGACTACCCGAACGTCAAGGTGGTGGGGACGGTCTATGGCGACGACCTGGCCGACAAGTCCTATCGCGAGGCGCAGGGCCTGATGCAGACCTATCCGAACCTCAGGGCGATCATCGCCCCGACCTCGGTGGGCATCGTCGCCGCGGCGCAGGCCGTCACCGATGCAGGCAAGATCGGCGAGGTGAACGTCACCGGCCTGGGCCTGCCGTCGGAAATGGCGGGGCATGTCAAATCGGGAGCATCGAAGAGCTTCGCGATCTGGAACCCGATCGACCTGGGCTATTCGGCGACCATGGCCGCCTATCACCTGGCCAAGGGCGACGCCAAGGCCGAGCCGGGCGCCACCATCCCGATCGGCCGCATGGGCGAGATCACGCTGGACGAGAACACCGAGGCCGCCATGGCCGACCCCTTCGTCTACGATGCCGGCAACATCGACCAGTTCAGCTCGATCTTCTGACCGCCGAAACGCCCCGGTGCGCAGGGCGTGCCGGGGAACCACGCCTTAAAGGATGTGATCATGCAGGCTGATTATCGGCCGCAGGACGGCGCGGCCCCGGTGCTGTCGCTGCGCGGCATCGTCAAGACATTTCCCGGCGTGCGCGCGCTTGGCGGCGTGCGGCTCGATCTCTACCCCGGCCAGGTGACGGCGCTGATCGGCGAGAACGGCGCGGGCAAGTCCACCATCGTCAAGATCCTGACCGGCATCTACCAGCCCGACGAGGGCGAGATCCTGGTGGATGGCCAGCCCGTCGCCTTTCCCACCGCCCAGGCGGCGGGCGCGGCGGGGGTGACGGCGATCCATCAGGAAACCGTGCTGTTCGACGAGCTGACGGTGGCCGAGAACATCTTCATCGGCCATGCGCCCCGCAACCGCTGGGGCCTGATCGACCGGCGCGCCATGCGCGCCCGCGCCCGCGCCATCCTGGCCGGCATCGGCGCCGATTTGAACCCGGCGGCGCGGCTGCGCGACCTGGGCATCGCCAGCAAGCACCTGGTCGCCATCGCCCGCGCGCTCTCCATCGACGCCCGCGTCGTCATCATGGACGAGCCGACCGCCGCGCTGTCGCACAAGGAGATCGCCGAGCTTTACGAGCTGGTGGACAAGCTCAGGGCGCAGGGCAAGGCGATCCTGTTCATCAGCCACAAGTTCGACGAGATCTTCCGCATCGCTGACCGCTGGACCGTGTTCCGCGACGGCCAGTTCGTCGACCAGGGGCAGATGGAGGATGTGACCGAGGCCGATCTGGTGCGGATGATGGTCGGCCGCCCGGTCGATCAGATCTATCCCAAACGCCCGGCCCGGATCGGCGAGCCGGTGCTGACCGTGGCAGGCTACAGCCACCCGACCGAGTTCGCGGACATCACCTTCACCCTGCGCCGCGGCGAGATCCTGGGCTTCTACGGGCTGGTCGGCGCCGGACGTTCCGAGGTGATGCAGGCGCTGTTCGGCATCACCCGGCCCTCGAAAGGCGCCTGCCGGATCGAGGGCAGGGTGCGGGTCATCCGCTCGACCGCGCAGGCCGTCGAGGCCGGCATCGTCTATGTGCCCGAAGATCGCGGCCGGCAAGGCGCCGTGAAGGGCCTGCCGATCTTTCAGAACGTCACCCTGCCGTCGCTGGCGCGCACCAGCCGGGCGGGCTTCCTGCGGCTGGCCGAGGAATTCGCGCTGGCCCGCGAATACACCCAACGGCTGGACCTGCGGGCGGCGAGCCTCGATCAGGACGTGGCGCTGCTGTCGGGCGGCAACCAGCAGAAAGTCGTCATCGCCAAATGGCTGGCCACGCGGCCGCGCGTCATCATCCTGGACGAGCCGACCAAGGGCATCGACATCGGCTCCAAGGCCGCCGTGCATGACTTCATGTCCGAACTGGCGGCGCAGGGCCTGTCAGTGATCATGGTCAGCAGCGAGATCCCCGAGGTGCTGGGCATGTCCGACCGCGTCATCGTCATGCGCGAGGGCCGCATCGCCGGCGAGTTCGCGGGCGAGCGCATGACGCCGGAAAACCTGGTGCGCGCCGCGGTCGGCCTGGACCGCGATGCCCCGCGCCCCGGCGAAGGAGAAGCCGCATGAGCATGCTGAAATCGCGCGAGACCATCCTGGCCCTGGCCATCCTGGCGCTGCTGGCCGCCATCGCCAGCCGCTTTCCCGGCTTCGTCGCGCCGCGCAACCTGGCGCGGGTGCTGACCGATACCTCGCCGCTGATCCTGCTGGCGCTGGGTCAGATGGCGGTGATCCTGACGAAATGCATCGACCTGTCGGTCGCGGCCAACCTGGCGCTGTGCGGCATGGTCGCGGCGCTGATGAACGGGGCCGGGGTGCCCTTGCCGGTGATCCTGCTGGCGGTGGTCCTGCTGGGCGGGGTGCTGGGGGCGGTGAACGGGCTGCTGGTCTGGCGGCTGGGCATTCCGTCCATCGTCGTCACGCTGGGCACGATGACGATCTATCGCGGCTCGATCTTCCTGATGACCGGCGGCGCCTGGATCAACGCCCATCAGATGAGCGATGCGTTCAAGGCATTTCCCCGCACCGTCGTCCTGGGCTTGCCGGTCATGGCCTGGATCGGCCTTGCCGGCATCGCGGCCATGGCGCTGCTGTTGACGCGGACGCCGCTGGGCCGAGCCTTTTACGCGGTCGGCGGCAATCCCCATGCCGCGGTCTATACCGGCATCTCGGTCGGGCGCACGCAATGCGCGGCCTTCGTGCTTTCCGGCGCGCTGGCCGGGCTGACCGGCTATCTCTGGGTCGCGCGCTATGCCGTGGCCTATGTCGACATCGCCGCGGGGTTCGAGCTTGACGTGGTCGCGGCCTGCGTGATCGGGGGCATCGCCATCGCGGGCGGCGCGGGCTCGGTCGCCGGGGCGGTCATGGGCGCGCTGTTCCTGGGCATCATCAAGAACGCGCTGCCGGTCGTCGGCATCTCGCCCTTCTGGCAGATGGCGATCTCGGGAAGCGCGATCCTTCTGGCCATCGCCTTCAACGCGGCCAGCCGTCGCGATCCCGGCCGCATCATCCTGAAACAGGCGGAGCATCGGACATGACCACCGCGATCAACGGACGCCACATTCCCGACCGCCTGACCAGCCCCGCCGCGCGCGCGCTGAAAAGCTGGGAGGCGCTGCTGCTGGTCGTCGCCATTGCCATCTTCATCCTGAACACGCTGGCCTCGCCCTATTTCCTCGATCCGTGGAACCTGTCGGACGCCAGCTTCAACTTCACCGAAAAGGCGATGATCGCCTTCGCCATGGCCATGCTGATCGTCGCCGGCGAGATCGACCTTTCCGTGGGTGCGATCATCGCGCTGGCCTCGACGGTGATGGGCCTGGCGATGACGGCAGGCGCCTCGACCCCGGTGCTGGTCCTGCTTGGGCTGGGGACGGGTCTGCTTTGCGGGGCGTTCAACGGGCTTCTGGTCGCGGGCTTCGGCCTGCCCTCCATCGTCGTGACCATCGGCACGATGAGCCTGTTTCGCGGCGTCAGTTATATCGTGCTGGGCGACGGCGCCTTCACCGGCTACCCCGAGAGCTTCGCCTGGTTCGGGCAGGGCTATGTCTTCTGGGTCATTACGGTCGAGCTGGTGATCTTCGCCCTGGCCGCGCTGGTCTTCGGCATCCTGCTGCACCGCACCAGCTTCGGCCGCATGGTCTATGCCATCGGCAACAACGCCACCGCCGCGCGCTTCTCGGGCATCCGGGTCGAGCGCGTCCGCTTCGTCCTGTTCCTGCTCACCGGGCTGATGAGCGGCATCGCCGCGATCTGCCTGACCTCGCGGCTGGGCTCGACCCGGCCCTCGATCGCCGCCGGCTTCGAGCTCGAAGTGGTGACCATCGTCGTGCTGGGCGGGGTCAGCATCCTGGGCGGTTCGGGCAGCGTCCTGGG
It includes:
- a CDS encoding DeoR/GlpR family DNA-binding transcription regulator, which gives rise to MLESERHRIILSAVQERPVVTVADLCALTGASEATVRRDIAQLHVGKKLRRVRGGAEAIAPPQFAGINARPFAVDQTINIAQKRAIAQAAVELCQDGDAIIINGGTTTFQMVHPLSTRRLQVFTNSFPIAEHLLKHSKNTVLVPAGAIYREQNIILSPFDEDGSNHFYARLMFMGCRGLGPLGLMEGDPLLVQAEQKLIDQADELVVLADSSKFRQRSSLLLCPLTRIHTVITDDGIEDRAAKMLEAAEIRLIVVEPAASNRKKRAEE
- a CDS encoding sugar ABC transporter ATP-binding protein, producing MQADYRPQDGAAPVLSLRGIVKTFPGVRALGGVRLDLYPGQVTALIGENGAGKSTIVKILTGIYQPDEGEILVDGQPVAFPTAQAAGAAGVTAIHQETVLFDELTVAENIFIGHAPRNRWGLIDRRAMRARARAILAGIGADLNPAARLRDLGIASKHLVAIARALSIDARVVIMDEPTAALSHKEIAELYELVDKLRAQGKAILFISHKFDEIFRIADRWTVFRDGQFVDQGQMEDVTEADLVRMMVGRPVDQIYPKRPARIGEPVLTVAGYSHPTEFADITFTLRRGEILGFYGLVGAGRSEVMQALFGITRPSKGACRIEGRVRVIRSTAQAVEAGIVYVPEDRGRQGAVKGLPIFQNVTLPSLARTSRAGFLRLAEEFALAREYTQRLDLRAASLDQDVALLSGGNQQKVVIAKWLATRPRVIILDEPTKGIDIGSKAAVHDFMSELAAQGLSVIMVSSEIPEVLGMSDRVIVMREGRIAGEFAGERMTPENLVRAAVGLDRDAPRPGEGEAA
- a CDS encoding ABC transporter permease, whose protein sequence is MTTAINGRHIPDRLTSPAARALKSWEALLLVVAIAIFILNTLASPYFLDPWNLSDASFNFTEKAMIAFAMAMLIVAGEIDLSVGAIIALASTVMGLAMTAGASTPVLVLLGLGTGLLCGAFNGLLVAGFGLPSIVVTIGTMSLFRGVSYIVLGDGAFTGYPESFAWFGQGYVFWVITVELVIFALAALVFGILLHRTSFGRMVYAIGNNATAARFSGIRVERVRFVLFLLTGLMSGIAAICLTSRLGSTRPSIAAGFELEVVTIVVLGGVSILGGSGSVLGVVLAALVMGLVTFGLGLLNVPGIVMSIVTGALLISVIALPRLWAMARRR
- the rhaS gene encoding rhamnose ABC transporter substrate-binding protein: MSIMSKILTTAAIAGALMTGTAQAENLRIALVAKALGIGFFEAANKGAQEAATELGDVEIIYTGPTDTTAEGQIEVINSLIAQRVDAIAISANDTDALVPTLKKAMQRGITVISWDSGVAPAGRQMQLNPSSAPLIGNTIIKLAADHLPPEGGEVAVLSATTTSTNQNTWIAEMNKVAGDYPNVKVVGTVYGDDLADKSYREAQGLMQTYPNLRAIIAPTSVGIVAAAQAVTDAGKIGEVNVTGLGLPSEMAGHVKSGASKSFAIWNPIDLGYSATMAAYHLAKGDAKAEPGATIPIGRMGEITLDENTEAAMADPFVYDAGNIDQFSSIF
- a CDS encoding bifunctional rhamnulose-1-phosphate aldolase/short-chain dehydrogenase produces the protein MTTTMTANRLENLWDDARAASMSESEKLLYRSNLLGSDKRVTNYGGGNTSAKVIETDPLTGEPVEVLWVKGSGGDIGSMKMDGFATLYMDRLQALKGKYRGPAHEDEMVGYLPHCTFGLNPRAASIDTPLHAYVPRRHVDHVHSDAIIAIAGSVDSRALTAEIFGDEIGWLPWKKPGYELGLWLERFAAENPQAKGCVLESHGLFTWADDARECYVTTLSVINRAAEWLERKSAGKPAFGGACRPTLPAAQRREIAARLMPAIRGLISRDRHKVGHFDDQPAVLEFVGSTMLEGLAPLGTSCPDHFLRTKIRPLVVDFDPAKPDLDATIAGLEKAVADYRADYTAYYDRCKHPDSPALRDPNAVVYLVPGVGMITFALDKATARISAEFYVNAINVMRGASAVSTYQGLPEQEAFDIEYWLLEEAKLQRLPKPKSLAGRVALVTGGAGGIGAATAERFLREGACVMLADIDADALRRAHDGLAGSFGPDAIRSVSVNVTDENQVASAYAETAVEFGGIDILVSNAGIASSAPVEETSLALWNKNMDILSTGYFLVSREAFRLFRIQKIGGSVIFVASKNGLAASPNASAYCTAKAAEIHLARCLALEGAEAGIRVNVVNPDAVLRGSRIWEGEWLDQRASTYGTDKEGLEEMYRQRSMLKRSVLPEDIAEAAYFLASDLSAKSTGNILNVDAGNVQAFTR
- a CDS encoding ABC transporter permease, with the protein product MSMLKSRETILALAILALLAAIASRFPGFVAPRNLARVLTDTSPLILLALGQMAVILTKCIDLSVAANLALCGMVAALMNGAGVPLPVILLAVVLLGGVLGAVNGLLVWRLGIPSIVVTLGTMTIYRGSIFLMTGGAWINAHQMSDAFKAFPRTVVLGLPVMAWIGLAGIAAMALLLTRTPLGRAFYAVGGNPHAAVYTGISVGRTQCAAFVLSGALAGLTGYLWVARYAVAYVDIAAGFELDVVAACVIGGIAIAGGAGSVAGAVMGALFLGIIKNALPVVGISPFWQMAISGSAILLAIAFNAASRRDPGRIILKQAEHRT